Proteins encoded together in one Pseudomonas arsenicoxydans window:
- a CDS encoding tyrosine-type recombinase/integrase yields the protein MSRTTAPLSDSACRAAKPTDRAYKLFDGDGLYLLVQPNGRKGWRLRYVKPDGREGLTSFGNYPVVGLADARRKRLELKRMLAEGVDPIESKHQAKTQAAIQGRTFESAALDWHKAMSAKWAPGHAKTVLSRLKTHVFPLIGARSIVDLDTHDLMQPLEAIQERGTIDVALRVQNYLQSIMREAKRARQIAANPASDLEGLIKAPRVVHRPALPLSRLPELQERIEGYNGRVLTRLTAMLSLHVFVRSSELRFARWNEFDLKRGTWEIPDTRPALDGVPFSTRGTKMAGDIHLVPLSPQAVALLEQIHVVTGKFDLVFAGDTKPWKPMSENTVNSALRKMGYDTKTEICGHGFRSMACSALIESGLWSETAIERQMSHKERNNVRAAYIHKAEFIEERRLIMNWWSRYLEANRQEHVTPHEFATQTGANVTRLKARRVATE from the coding sequence ATGTCGCGCACCACTGCACCACTCTCCGATTCGGCTTGCCGCGCAGCCAAGCCCACCGACCGCGCCTACAAGCTTTTCGACGGCGACGGCCTCTACCTCCTAGTCCAACCCAATGGCCGTAAAGGCTGGCGTCTCAGGTATGTAAAACCTGATGGCCGCGAAGGACTGACTTCGTTCGGCAACTACCCCGTGGTCGGTCTCGCCGATGCGCGCCGCAAGCGCCTGGAGCTCAAGCGGATGTTGGCGGAAGGCGTCGACCCTATAGAGTCCAAACACCAAGCCAAGACGCAGGCCGCAATCCAAGGCCGAACCTTTGAAAGCGCGGCCCTGGACTGGCACAAAGCGATGTCTGCCAAATGGGCACCGGGCCATGCCAAGACGGTTCTGAGCCGCCTCAAAACCCATGTCTTTCCACTGATCGGCGCTCGCTCTATTGTCGATCTGGACACCCATGACCTGATGCAACCTCTGGAAGCGATCCAGGAGCGCGGCACAATTGACGTAGCTTTAAGGGTACAAAACTACCTGCAAAGCATCATGCGCGAGGCGAAGCGTGCTCGACAGATCGCGGCAAACCCTGCCTCCGACCTTGAAGGTTTGATCAAAGCCCCGAGGGTTGTTCACCGCCCAGCGTTACCCTTATCGCGTCTGCCTGAGTTGCAGGAGCGCATTGAGGGTTATAACGGCCGCGTACTTACCCGGCTGACGGCCATGCTCTCGCTGCATGTGTTTGTCCGCTCCAGTGAACTGCGCTTTGCCCGCTGGAACGAATTTGACCTCAAGCGCGGCACCTGGGAGATTCCCGACACCCGTCCTGCGTTGGACGGCGTCCCCTTTTCCACAAGGGGTACAAAAATGGCCGGGGATATCCATCTTGTCCCCTTATCGCCGCAAGCCGTGGCCCTGCTTGAACAGATCCACGTCGTCACCGGTAAATTCGACCTGGTGTTTGCAGGCGATACCAAGCCCTGGAAACCCATGTCTGAAAACACGGTGAACAGCGCGCTTCGAAAGATGGGCTACGACACCAAAACCGAAATCTGCGGCCATGGCTTTCGTTCGATGGCCTGCAGCGCACTGATCGAATCAGGATTGTGGTCGGAGACAGCCATTGAACGGCAGATGAGCCACAAGGAGCGCAACAACGTACGCGCCGCTTACATTCACAAGGCGGAGTTTATCGAGGAGCGCAGGCTGATCATGAACTGGTGGAGCCGGTACCTGGAGGCCAACCGGCAGGAGCATGTCACTCCACACGAATTCGCGACCCAGACCGGAGCGAACGTCACTCGCCTAAAAGCAAGACGTGTCGCAACTGAGTAA
- a CDS encoding FkbM family methyltransferase, with amino-acid sequence MTFISYAQNFEDIRLWRALKTVENGFYIDVGANHPTHDSVTKAFYDRGWTGINVEPMPNYYEALRQERPKDTNLQCVAGESANDLTFYGIAGTGLSTLDPAMAQMHKDAGMDVRSQTVQSRTLTSICEEHAQGRPIHFLKIDVEGHEETVLRGMDFTQWRPWVILIETPWDRDQTWETLVTGAGYHSILFDGINTYYLAEEHLNLKPAFDIPPCNLDEFQFCKGHNFSHPVSDAEHQLVAALQRAEQAEAQLRAMQNSRAWKAIQKLKKTLLGA; translated from the coding sequence GTGACGTTTATTTCCTACGCACAGAATTTCGAAGACATACGCCTGTGGCGCGCCCTCAAAACCGTTGAAAACGGCTTTTATATCGACGTCGGCGCCAACCACCCCACCCACGACTCAGTGACCAAAGCCTTCTACGACCGTGGCTGGACCGGCATCAACGTCGAACCGATGCCCAATTACTACGAAGCCCTGCGCCAGGAACGTCCCAAAGACACCAACCTGCAATGCGTGGCCGGCGAAAGCGCCAACGACCTGACCTTCTACGGCATCGCCGGCACCGGCCTCTCAACGCTCGACCCGGCCATGGCGCAAATGCACAAAGACGCCGGCATGGACGTGCGCAGCCAAACCGTCCAGTCCCGCACCCTGACCTCCATCTGCGAAGAGCACGCCCAGGGCCGCCCGATTCATTTTCTGAAAATCGACGTCGAAGGCCACGAAGAAACCGTGCTGCGCGGCATGGACTTCACCCAGTGGCGACCGTGGGTCATCCTCATTGAAACCCCATGGGACCGCGACCAGACCTGGGAAACCCTCGTCACCGGTGCCGGCTACCACTCCATCCTGTTCGACGGCATCAACACCTACTACCTCGCCGAAGAACACCTGAACCTCAAACCCGCCTTCGACATCCCGCCGTGCAACCTGGACGAGTTCCAGTTCTGCAAAGGCCACAACTTCAGCCACCCCGTCAGCGACGCCGAACACCAGCTCGTCGCCGCCCTGCAACGCGCCGAACAGGCCGAAGCGCAGCTGCGCGCGATGCAAAATAGCCGGGCCTGGAAAGCCATTCAGAAACTCAAGAAAACCCTGCTTGGCGCCTGA
- a CDS encoding phospholipase D-like domain-containing protein, producing MNAPSIYVKIPFGSGTHRFKIVKAKRWGAIDQLVLQSLAQRPATSQQLADMSGLPRQLVVEILISLMQVGWVEISNGLEGFIFQATIRGIAISTYEDLPVDSEPLLRVRSFLIDPITEQCYRLERKKKKQTYQVYNYGRAQSLLGEYKGYTTEIQTSSTFAPELVDIFNCVANDDEDVNGFEEEVVRRSYSDSLKYAIASVSSENDISGVPEISEELKEAILAAADLQREKIRLLGNQLGKAEIGQGYYEARVSPRSLPVHHVESQSVTLVLGAEEHAQHIYHLIESAYSRIVLHSTFINAECVDEMLPALLDAVRRSVQVDVMWGQTEPDDPRKFQAFKLVVDKLEQLQKTIDGEGLGTQFRFHRTPTQSHAKFVIVDTPSGEWAVTIGSCNWLSSRFNRFEASVQVCDQRVVADALSIASHLAMGKQGLSNELSRELAVQSTILSKRKSVDKVKNKADLIQVQLISAAEHHSFCKKASDEAVGDIFICSHRISYAGDRPVLTPFKAALRDDPHLSIRVAYGRSSGSMRTSEANILNKELSSLNFKVIKADDPQIHAKVMTWDEDNVVITSMNWLSASSAGDVYGELGVFMKGAELSSKIRDAFESSYC from the coding sequence ATGAACGCGCCTAGTATCTATGTGAAGATTCCTTTTGGTTCTGGTACTCACCGTTTCAAAATAGTTAAGGCTAAACGATGGGGAGCCATTGATCAGTTAGTGCTGCAGTCCTTAGCCCAGAGGCCTGCGACATCTCAACAATTGGCTGACATGTCAGGTTTGCCAAGGCAGTTAGTTGTTGAGATTTTAATTTCTCTAATGCAAGTAGGTTGGGTTGAAATAAGTAATGGTCTTGAGGGTTTTATTTTTCAGGCTACGATCAGAGGTATTGCTATATCGACCTATGAGGATTTGCCGGTCGATAGTGAGCCGTTGTTACGTGTTCGTAGCTTTTTAATAGACCCGATAACAGAGCAGTGCTATCGCCTCGAGCGGAAAAAGAAAAAGCAAACTTATCAGGTTTATAACTATGGGCGTGCTCAAAGCTTGCTTGGTGAGTACAAGGGGTATACTACAGAAATACAGACATCTTCGACATTTGCGCCTGAGTTAGTAGATATTTTTAACTGTGTCGCGAATGACGATGAAGATGTCAACGGGTTCGAAGAAGAAGTTGTAAGGCGGAGCTATTCTGACTCTTTGAAGTACGCGATCGCTTCGGTCAGTTCTGAGAATGATATTTCAGGAGTCCCCGAAATATCAGAAGAGTTAAAGGAAGCCATTCTCGCCGCAGCGGATTTACAACGAGAAAAAATCCGTCTCCTCGGAAATCAGTTGGGTAAAGCTGAAATAGGACAAGGTTACTATGAGGCGCGAGTGTCGCCCCGATCGTTACCTGTACATCATGTTGAATCCCAAAGTGTTACTCTTGTTCTCGGGGCGGAGGAGCATGCGCAACATATTTACCATTTAATTGAAAGCGCGTATTCACGGATAGTCCTTCACTCTACCTTCATCAATGCAGAATGTGTTGATGAGATGTTGCCAGCACTTCTGGATGCTGTGCGTCGCTCGGTACAAGTAGACGTTATGTGGGGGCAGACTGAACCCGATGACCCGCGAAAATTTCAAGCGTTTAAGTTGGTCGTAGATAAGCTTGAGCAGCTTCAAAAAACCATCGATGGAGAAGGGCTTGGTACCCAGTTTAGATTCCACCGAACTCCTACTCAGTCTCATGCTAAGTTTGTTATTGTTGATACGCCCTCTGGTGAGTGGGCTGTTACTATAGGTTCATGCAACTGGCTTTCATCGAGATTTAATCGTTTTGAGGCGTCGGTGCAGGTATGTGACCAGCGTGTGGTGGCTGATGCGCTTAGTATCGCTTCACATTTGGCAATGGGTAAACAGGGGCTTTCCAACGAGTTGAGCCGAGAGCTAGCAGTTCAGTCGACAATACTATCTAAGCGAAAATCTGTTGATAAAGTTAAAAACAAGGCGGACCTCATACAGGTACAATTGATTTCTGCGGCAGAGCATCATTCCTTTTGTAAAAAGGCCAGTGATGAGGCGGTTGGCGATATTTTCATATGCAGTCACCGTATTAGCTATGCGGGCGATCGCCCGGTGCTGACGCCGTTTAAGGCTGCTTTACGAGACGATCCGCATCTCTCTATACGGGTTGCTTATGGAAGATCAAGCGGTAGTATGCGTACTTCAGAGGCTAACATTTTGAATAAAGAGCTTTCCTCTCTGAATTTTAAAGTTATAAAAGCAGATGACCCTCAGATACACGCAAAAGTCATGACCTGGGATGAGGATAACGTTGTGATTACCAGCATGAATTGGCTGTCAGCATCTTCAGCGGGTGATGTTTATGGAGAGCTTGGAGTGTTTATGAAAGGTGCAGAGTTATCTAGTAAGATTCGAGACGCATTCGAAAGTAGCTATTGCTAA
- a CDS encoding integrase domain-containing protein translates to MALVGRRDGRNFGYGRQLSYAGPQALKDLFGGGHYGTVKAHSDRWQAFARWCRSDHGPDLNDARQIDRQTLMDYARHLRSQVEQGELAIATAQNRLSSVNRTMAALRGDQYVRVASPSMALGIQRITVRTAAPQGQDRDQVMRIINALREHQLPCAAAIVYLARATGMRLREAILADLPRLKREAEQYGKINIQDGTKGGRSGASAPRWIWVNDHIREALSQAELASPVGSRNLLSPNESYLDLQQRIVRPARDILHTHNLKGFHELRAAYACERYEQITHYLAPINGGRCGQLDLRLDREARLQISYELGHGRIDVVSAYIGSRA, encoded by the coding sequence ATGGCACTGGTGGGCAGGCGAGATGGACGCAATTTTGGTTATGGGCGACAACTGAGTTATGCCGGGCCGCAGGCGCTGAAAGATTTATTTGGCGGCGGGCATTACGGGACCGTCAAGGCCCACAGTGATCGGTGGCAAGCGTTCGCACGATGGTGTCGATCAGACCATGGGCCAGACCTCAACGACGCGCGACAGATAGATCGGCAGACATTGATGGATTACGCCAGACATCTTCGAAGCCAAGTTGAACAAGGTGAACTGGCCATCGCCACCGCGCAAAACCGACTCTCAAGCGTCAACCGAACCATGGCAGCTCTTCGTGGTGATCAGTACGTAAGGGTGGCGAGTCCGAGCATGGCGTTAGGAATACAGCGCATCACTGTTCGCACTGCGGCTCCGCAAGGACAGGATCGTGACCAAGTGATGCGGATCATCAACGCGCTCCGCGAACATCAACTGCCGTGCGCTGCGGCCATTGTGTATCTAGCACGAGCCACCGGCATGCGTTTGCGCGAGGCCATCTTGGCCGATCTTCCACGCCTGAAACGGGAGGCCGAGCAATACGGCAAGATCAACATTCAGGATGGCACCAAAGGTGGACGCTCGGGCGCGTCAGCTCCTCGCTGGATTTGGGTAAATGATCATATCCGTGAAGCGCTCAGCCAAGCCGAGTTGGCCTCCCCCGTCGGTAGCCGTAACCTGCTTTCTCCGAACGAATCCTACCTCGACCTTCAACAGCGAATTGTCCGCCCGGCACGGGACATCTTGCACACTCACAACCTAAAAGGATTCCATGAACTACGAGCGGCGTATGCGTGCGAACGCTATGAGCAGATCACCCATTACCTAGCCCCCATCAACGGCGGCAGATGCGGCCAGCTCGATCTGCGTCTTGATCGAGAAGCACGCCTACAAATCAGCTATGAACTGGGGCACGGTCGAATCGATGTGGTATCGGCCTACATCGGTAGTCGAGCATGA